The Longimicrobiales bacterium region TAGGCGACGGGTAGCTCGACCAGAGCAAGAATTTCGATCGGGTTTGGGTGAGACCGCTCGCGGATTGGACAGAGGAAAGCTTCTTGTCTGCATCTCCCCGGAAGCCGCCCGCCGCTTGGATGTAGTATGCGAAGTCCTGGCCTTCACGGTAGAGGACTGTGACAGGCGAGTTCACCGCGCCGCTCACGACCACCGTTGGTGTGTATACCGGCACGTTGACGATGTCGCCTGGGCGGAGGAGGATATTTTCAATTCCCAGCGGGTCTATCATTGCCGCGGGGAGGTTGAGGTCGAGCCTCCCCAGGCCGGCCTCGTCTCGAATGAGCTGTACTCCTTCGACGTTCCCATTCTCAAGAATAGATCCGGCCCGAGCTATCAAGTCGAGAATACGATCGTTCTTCGACAGCAGCGTGTATTGACCGGGGACCGAGATTTCGCCTGTGATTGTGACTGACTGAGGCATCGCAAACTCAGGTTGGCGGAAGATCACAACTTGGTCAAACGGGACCAGGGTAAAGGCAGGAGCCGTCCCTGGAGCGGGGAAATCGATGCCGGCTGGACCCACGTACCTCGCATCTAGAGAGCGCTGACTCAGGTAGCTCGAGTCTAGGGGGACAAGCAGGCGATCTACGAGTTCTCCCTTTTCACGGTCCTCCGGTAGTCGCGACACTTCGGCCTGGCGCAGGTCAGCTCCAACGATCGGACCCCGGGCAAGATTCACCAGATCACGCAGGGTCATCCCTTCGTGCCACGGGAACATGTTGGGCTCAGCTACCATCCCTCTGACCGTCACGTGGAAGCTTTGATCTAGCGCAACCACAGTGCTGACTACGATCGAGTCACCGTCTTGGAGCCCTACCGGTGGAATGATCACCCCACCCAGGTGGTTCACCGCGGAAGGGTCCTCGGACGCTGTAAGATCGAGATCAATCGCCAATCGGGAGGCAAGGCCCGGAGCACGGTCAGAGGGGCGCAGAATACGATAAACGGTGACTCGTGACCGGTTGGCCCTAGGCCCAAAACCACTCCCGGCTCGGAGCAAGTCGATAAGGTCTTCGGACTCAGATATGTCGTATTGAGCAGGGCGGCCAACCGCGCCGTGCAGTTGTACTCTCCGTTCCCGTGGCGGGACAAACAAGACATCACCCTGCTCCAACGTGATGTCACCGGTCACGTCACCTTCGAGGAGATACGGGTATAGGTCGAGGGAGCTGTTCTCACCGTCGCGTCGACTGATTCGGACCTGGCGCAAATTTCCTAAGTCGGTAGGCCCGGCAGCAGCGTAAAGCGCATTCGTCACAGTAGCCACGGATGACAGCTGGTAGGCCCCGGGTTGTTCGATTTCACCGGCCACATAGATCTGGATGGTACGGAGTTCTGTGATCGTCACGTTGATCGAAGTCGTGCCCCGGCGAATGCCCGAGTAGAAGCCAGCGAAGCGATCCCGAAAGAGAGTTCGCAGCTCGGACATCGTCAGGTTTGCGACAGAAATGCGGCCGACCTGCGGGACAATAACGGCTCCATCTCGAGTAACGCCGAGTTCGTGTGCGAGCTCGGCCTCGCCGGTAAGGATCAACAGGATCCGGTCACCGGGCCCGAGCTGGT contains the following coding sequences:
- a CDS encoding SLBB domain-containing protein, whose amino-acid sequence is MLAIGLGALRPSDGLAQVPSAAEAQRLLRENPELVRQRLVESGMTEAEVRARLASMGYPSDGLDAVMAGQNLGAASAGAGTFGAAQSADGLERVESMSGMQSARLPDSRNGGFPIFGHDVFRRATSQFQPLLSGPVSDDYQLGPGDRILLILTGEAELAHELGVTRDGAVIVPQVGRISVANLTMSELRTLFRDRFAGFYSGIRRGTTSINVTITELRTIQIYVAGEIEQPGAYQLSSVATVTNALYAAAGPTDLGNLRQVRISRRDGENSSLDLYPYLLEGDVTGDITLEQGDVLFVPPRERRVQLHGAVGRPAQYDISESEDLIDLLRAGSGFGPRANRSRVTVYRILRPSDRAPGLASRLAIDLDLTASEDPSAVNHLGGVIIPPVGLQDGDSIVVSTVVALDQSFHVTVRGMVAEPNMFPWHEGMTLRDLVNLARGPIVGADLRQAEVSRLPEDREKGELVDRLLVPLDSSYLSQRSLDARYVGPAGIDFPAPGTAPAFTLVPFDQVVIFRQPEFAMPQSVTITGEISVPGQYTLLSKNDRILDLIARAGSILENGNVEGVQLIRDEAGLGRLDLNLPAAMIDPLGIENILLRPGDIVNVPVYTPTVVVSGAVNSPVTVLYREGQDFAYYIQAAGGFRGDADKKLSSVQSASGLTQTRSKFLLWSSYPSPTAGSAITVPAKDPTNRIDKVALTTGLVTILGSMATIFLLIVKNSSPI